The Symphalangus syndactylus isolate Jambi chromosome 8, NHGRI_mSymSyn1-v2.1_pri, whole genome shotgun sequence genome includes a window with the following:
- the LRR1 gene encoding leucine-rich repeat protein 1 isoform X1, producing the protein MKLHCEVEVISRHLPALGLRNRGKGVRAVLSLCQQTSRSQPPAPAFLLISTLKDKRGTRYELRENIEQFFTKFVDEGKATVRLKEPPVDICLSKANSSSLKGFLSAMRLAHRGCNVDTPVSTLTPVKTSEFENFKTKMVITSKKDYPLSKNFPYSLEHLQTSYCGLVRVDMRMLCLKNLRKLDLSHNHIKKLPATIGDLIHLQELNLNDNHLESFSVALCHSTLQKSLQSLDLSKNKIKALPVQFCQLQELKNLKLDDNELIQFPCKIGQLINLRFLSAARNKLPFLPSEFRNLSLEYLDLFGNTFEQPKVLPVIKLQSPLTLLESSARTILHNRIPYGSHIIPFHLCQDLDTAKICVCGRFCLNSFIQGTTTMNLHSVAHTVVLVDNMGGTEAPIISYFCSLGCYVNSSDMLK; encoded by the exons ATGAAGCTACACTGTGAGGTGGAGGTGATCAGCCGGCACTTGCCCGCCTTGGGGCTTAGGAACCGGGGCAAGGGCGTCCGAGCCGTGTTGAGCCTCTGTCAGCAGACTTCCAGGAGTCAGCCGCCCGCCCCAGCCTTCCTGCTCATCTCCACCCTGAAGGACAAGCGCGGGACCCGCTATGAG CTAAGGGAGAACATTGAGCAATTCTTCACCAAATTTGTGGATGAGGGGAAAGCCACTGTTCGATTAAAGGAGCCTCCTGTGGATATCTGTCTAAGTAAG gCCAATTCCAGCAGTTTAAAAGGTTTCCTTTCAGCTATGAGACTGGCTCATAGAGGCTGTAATGTTGATACACCAGTTTCAACGCTCACACCAGTGAAGACTTCAGaatttgaaaactttaaaactaAAATGGTTATCACGTCCAAAAAAGACTATCCTCTAAGTAAGAACTTTCCATATTCCTTGGAACATCTTCAGACTTCTTACTGTGGGCTTGTCCGAGTTGATATGCGTATGCTTTGCTTAAAAAACCTTAGGAAATTAGACTTGAGTCACAACCATATAAAAAAGCTTCCAGCTACAATTGGAGACCTCATACACCTTCAAGAACTTAACCTGAATGACAATCACTTGGAGTCATTTAGTGTAGCCTTGTGTCATTCTACACTCCAGAAGTCACTTCAGAGTTTGGACCTCAGCAAGAACAAAATCAAGGCACTCCCTGTGCAGTTTTGCCAGCTCCAGGAACTTAAGAATTTAAAACTTGACGATAATGAATTGATTCAATTTCCTTGCAAGATAGGACAACTAATAAACCTTCGCTTTTTGTCAGCAGCTCGAAATAAGCTTCCATTTTTGCCTAGTGAATTTAGAAATTTATCCCTTGAATACTTGGATCTTTTTGGAAATACTTTTGAACAACCAAAAGTCCTTCCAGTAATAAAGCTGCAATCACCATTAACTTTATTGGAATCTTCTGCACGAACCATATTACATAATAG GATTCCATATGGCtctcatatcattccattccatctctgCCAAGATTTGGATACCGCAAAAATTTGTGTTTGTGGAAGATTCTGTCTGAACTCTTTCATTCAAGGAACTACTACCATGAATCTGCattctgttgcccacactgtggtCTTAGTAGATAATATGGGTGGTACTGAAGCACCTATTATCTCTTATTTCTGTTCTCTAGGCTGTTATGTAAATTCCTCTGATATGTTAAAGTAA
- the LRR1 gene encoding leucine-rich repeat protein 1 isoform X2, protein MKLHCEVEVISRHLPALGLRNRGKGVRAVLSLCQQTSRSQPPAPAFLLISTLKDKRGTRYELRENIEQFFTKFVDEGKATVRLKEPPVDICLSKDSIWLSYHSIPSLPRFGYRKNLCLWKILSELFHSRNYYHESAFCCPHCGLSR, encoded by the exons ATGAAGCTACACTGTGAGGTGGAGGTGATCAGCCGGCACTTGCCCGCCTTGGGGCTTAGGAACCGGGGCAAGGGCGTCCGAGCCGTGTTGAGCCTCTGTCAGCAGACTTCCAGGAGTCAGCCGCCCGCCCCAGCCTTCCTGCTCATCTCCACCCTGAAGGACAAGCGCGGGACCCGCTATGAG CTAAGGGAGAACATTGAGCAATTCTTCACCAAATTTGTGGATGAGGGGAAAGCCACTGTTCGATTAAAGGAGCCTCCTGTGGATATCTGTCTAAGTAAG GATTCCATATGGCtctcatatcattccattccatctctgCCAAGATTTGGATACCGCAAAAATTTGTGTTTGTGGAAGATTCTGTCTGAACTCTTTCATTCAAGGAACTACTACCATGAATCTGCattctgttgcccacactgtggtCTTAGTAGATAA